GGGGCGATAAACTAATAAATGGAAAAGTTAGAGAGATTGTTGATCTTGGAGATAGTTTGGTATTAACAACATCAGATAGGATATCTGCCTTTGACCGAATACTTTCTACAATTCCTTTTAAAGGAGAAGTGTTAAATAGACTATCTCTTTACTGGTTTAAAAATACCCAGGATATTATTAATAATCATATAATTTCCCAAGTTTCTCCAAGAAGTATTCATGTGAAAAAGTGTCAGGTTCTTCCTGTAGAGGTAATTGTTCGTGGATATTTAACTGGTTCCTCTTGGAGAGATTACCAAAATGGTCGTGATATCTCGGGAATAACCCTTCCTAAGGGGATGAAGATGGATCAGAAGTTTGAATCACCTTTAATAACTCCATCTACAAAGGCTGAGCAAGGTGACCATGATGAGCCAATCTCATGTGAGGATATTGTATCTAAGGGTTTAGTAGATAGTAAGTTGTGGGCTGAAGTTGAAGATAAAGCCTTAAAGCTATTTGCAAGGGGTAGTAAGTTAGCTTCAGAACGTGGACTTATTCTAGTTGATACAAAGTACGAATTTGGTATTTTAGATGGTGAATTAATTATTGTAGATGAGATTCATACTCCTGACTCAAGTCGGTTTTGGTATAAAGACTCCTATCAAGAGGCTTTTGAGAAGGGTGAAAACCAAAGAAAAGTTGATAAAGAGTTTTTACGACAGTGGCTTATGGATCAAGGTTTTATGGGGGATGGAGTTCCTCCAAAGATCACATCCCAAATGAGAATTAATATAGCCCTTAAGTATATTGAAGCTTTTGAGTTAATAACCGGGGAGAAATTTACCCCAAGTGACCTTACTCCTGAAGCGGAGAGAAAAAAATAGTTAAGTATATAGATAGTATATAAAAAGAGCCTTTGAGGCTCTTTTTTTTGGAGCTATATATGAAATCAATTATAATAATTTTATTAGTACTCTCAACTTCCTGCTGTATTCAAGTTAAAAATAGACCTAATGAGGTAACTATTATGAGTTGGAATGTTCAGAACCTATTTGATGGAGTTGATAATGGACAAGAGTATCCCGAGTTTAGCGTCTCTTCTGGGAAATGGAGCCGACAGTTATATGAGTTGCGTCTTAAAAATCTGGTTAAAATTATTGAGTTTAATGATCCCGATATAATTGGTCTACAAGAGATTGAGGGTTTATCTGTATTAGAAGATTTTTCAAGTAGACTTAAAGGGTATAGTTATATGGTCTCTACATCTAGTCCTGGAGCCATACAGTTAGGTCTTTTATCTAAATATCCTATTAAACGAACTGGTATTTTAAAAACCTATAATGGGGATAGACTACTAAGGCCCATTTTAGAAGTATCCTTAGATATAGATGGAAATGAGTTGATAATAATGAATAACCATTGGAAGTCAAAGGTTGGTTCTTTTAGTGAGCACCTGCGTTTAAAGAGTAGTAGTGTTCTTAAAAAAAGATTAGAAGAGTTAAAGGATAAAGAAGTTCTGATTTTAGGAGATTTTAACGAGAACTATAATGAGTATCAACGGGTATATAAGTCCTTTGATACAGGTTTGATGTACAATAATATGGGTAAGGGAATAACTGTTACAGATGGTATTCTAGGTAAAAATGAACTTTATACTCCTTGGCCAAAATCAACATTTAAGGGGTCATATAAGTATAAAGGTCAGTGGGAAACAATTGATAACTTCTTCTTAAATAGTAAACTACTAGATAAGGAGAGTTTCTATTTTAATAGCTTTATAGTTGATAATAGAGATTTTTTATTTGATAAAAGTGGCAATATTAAAAAGTGGTATACAGATTTTAAAATAGGTTTTTCAGACCATCTACCTATTATTTTAACACTTAGAAGTGAAGGAATTAAAACTAATCTGGAATAATTTCCTCCCCCTCTTCAATTAGTTTTTCGCACAGGTTAAGGGATGCCTTTAGGTTTTTAAGATGGCTATTTGTAATATTAAACTGCTTGTTTAGTTTTGTATAATTGGTTCTTAGTGTCTCAATCTTCTCCATTATCTCATTTTGGCGTTGATTAAAGGTAAAACCTTTTAGTCCATATACTACGGTTTGAATTAGACTAAAAAGACTAGATGGACTTGCTGGAAGAATTCCTATTTTTAGTAATTTTGATATTAACTCCCCTTCACTATGAATAAATGCCCTATAATAGAGTTTTTCAGAAGGAATATACATAACAGCAAAGTTTAATGTTCCCTCCTTTAGGCTGATGTACTTATTTGCAATATCCTCTCCATGCTTCATAAAAGTTCTAATTATCTGGTTTGATAAGGGTTTATCAGTAAGAAGGATTTCATTAACGCTCTGAATTGGAAATTTAGAATCGATTGGAATTATATATTGACCTGTTCTAATTATAGCATCTACTCGAGAGCCATTTTTAAAACCATATTGTAGTTGAAATGTTCCCTTAGGCAGATAATTGTTTAATAACTCTTTTAATAGAGTCTCTCCTGCTTCTCCCCGTAGATATGGAAGGGTAAATATAGAGTTTAACTCCCTAACTTCCCTCTCTATGTTGTCTAGCTGGGAAAGTCTACTTTTAACACTCTGATCTAGATTCTTTCCACTACTTTTAAATAGAGTTATAATTACTAATAAAAATAGTATTATATTAAAACTTATTGATAGGTATAACATAGCTAACTATAACTCATAAATCTTCTTGATAAAACTAATATATGTAAATAAAATGTTATGGTGGAAAAATATAAAAACAGAGAAGAGTATGAAGAGGAAGTTATTAGTAGATCTAAGCTTCCTAAGGGGTTTAAGGTTGGTGTTGTTCCATTAACTTTTTTCCCCATAGAGAAAAAGGTTGATAAAGCACTACCTATGAAGCTGTCTTTAATCCTTCTTGATAATGATAGTGAGTCCTTTGGGAGTGTTTTTACAAAAAATAGCTTCCCTGGCCACCCTGTTGTTCATGGGAAAAAGATGTTAGATTCAGAAACTACTCGAGGGGTTCTTATTAATAATAAGATCTCTAATGTTAGGTGTAGTGGTGGTGCAGAGTCTATTGATAATATACTAAGCTCCCTATCGGAAAATTTAAATATTAAAGGCCAGAAGTTTTTTTCATCTTCAACAGGTATAATTGGCTGGAAACTTCCACAAGAAGATATAATAAGTTCTATCCCTAAGTTAATAGAGAGTCTTAATTCCAACTCAATATTTCCTGTTGCCAAGGGTATTATGACAACAGATAACTACCCTAAGGTAAGAAGTATAGAGATTCAAGGGGGACGGATTACTGCAGTGGCTAAGGGTGCAGGTATGATAGAACCAAATATGGCAACAATGCTAGTTTTTATCTTAACTGATATAGCTGTAGAGCGTAAGGAACTAAGATCTATTCTAAAGAGAGTTGTAGATAAAACTTTTAATAGAATATCAATAGATAGTGACCAAAGTACAAGTGATACTGCAATGATTTTTAGTTCAAATATAATCCAAGGCGTAAAAACTTCTCTATTTGAAGACTCTCTTTACTCTATCTGTTTAGATCTCTGTCAAGATGTAGTAAGAAACGGTGAGGGGACGGCCCACGTTATTCAGGTAACTGTTAAAGGTGTCCAGTGTGAAGATGATGCTTTAAAAATAGGTAAAGCTATAATAAATGCCCCACTTCTAAAAGCTGCAATCTATGGAAATGATCCGAATCTAGGGCGATTATTACAAGCTATAGGGGATGTTGCAGGAAATGAGAATATTCCATTAGATCCAGAATGTATAACACTTTATATGGGGGATTATATAATATATGATAATGGTGCTTTTACTCTTAACGAAGAGTTGGAGCTAAAATTAAATAGATATCTAAAAGATAGGTCGTTTAATGAAACAGCCATAGGATTTCCAGAGCATAGGAATAATGTTGAAATTGTGGTAGATTTGCAGAATGGATTAGAAAGTGCTACTGTATATGGCTCAGATCTGTCCTATGAATACGTTAGAGAAAATGCAGATTATAGATCTTGATAAGTTAAAGGAATAGTGTGTGAGTGATATAAAAATAGATGATAAAATAACAGAGGCTGGAAAGATAATTGAGACAGCTCGTGCTGAAATAGCCACTAGGATTGTAGGGCAAACAAAGTTTATTGATGGGTTAATAATGGGTATTATCGCAGGTGGGCATATCCTTGTAGAGGGTGTTCCTGGTTTGGCAAAAACTCTTGCTGTAAATACTCTTTCCGATGTTTTTGATACTGATTTTAAAAGGATTCAGTTTACACCAGACCTTCTACCAGCCGACTTAATAGGAACTATGATCTTTAAACAAGAGAGTGGGGAGTTTGTTCCAAGAAAAGGACCAATCTTTTCAAATATTATATTAGCAGATGAGATAAATCGAGCGCCTGCTAAAGTTCAAGCCGCTCTTTTAGAATCTATGGCTGAGAAGCAGGTTACAATTGGTGGAAATACTTACGCCCTCCCAAATCCTTTTTTGTCTTAGCAACACAAAACCCTATAGAACAGGAGGGTACATATCAGTTACCTGAAGCCCAGTTAGATAGATTTATGATGAAACTCTTAGTAGATTATCCATCCCCAGAAGAGGAGCTTCAAATATTAAAGCTAATGGGTAAGGATTCTAAAATATCAGTAAAGAAGATTCTTACAACACAGATGATAAGTTCATTACGAGAAGCAGCGGAAAGTATATCTATAGATGAGATGATAGAGAAATATATAGTATCTATTGTAACAGCTTCTAGAGTTAAAGATAGAAAGTATCCATTTGTACGTTTAATCGAATTTGGAGCTTCCCCTAGGGCAACAATCTATATTTATAGATGTTGTAAGGTTAGAGCCCTATTTGAAGGAAGGGATTATGTACTTCCTGAGGATGTTAAAAGCGTAGTATATGATGTATTAAGGCATCGAATTGTTCTCTCCTACGAGGCGGAAGCAGAAGCATTAACAGCAGATGATGTTATTAAAGAAATTTTAGCCTCTGTTCCGGTACCTTAATGGAGGATATAGACTTCTCTGGTAGAGTAAAAAGATTACAAATAATCTCTACCCAACTAATTGAAGGAATGTTTTCTGGAAATTATAGGTCAACATTTAAAGGTCCAGGGCTTGAATTTAATGAAGTTCGTGAGTATCAAGATGGGGATGATGTTAGATTTATAGACTGGAACGTTACATCTCGAATGCAGGCGCCTTATACTAAAACATTTAAGGAAGAGAGAGAATTAATATTAAATATTGTTATGGATGTTTCCGCTTCCCTATCGGAAGTTGGTGGTGGGAAAAGTAAAAGATCTGTGGCCGAGACTATTTTTGGGATAATTGCATTTGCAGCTGTAGCTAATAACGATAGAGTAGGTGTTCTTATGTTTTCCGATATTATAGAGCACTCTGTTTCTCCTATGAAGGGGAAAAAGCATGTATTAAGATTAATCCATGATGTTTTAACATTAAAACCAAAGAAAAAAGGATCAGACTTAGCTTTAGCACTTAGAACTGCCCAGGAATCAATGAAAAAGAGAGGGATATGTTTTATCTTGTCGGATTTTAGGTCGGCTAATTATTATAAAGAGTTATCTATTCTTTCTCGAAAGCAGGATGTTATAGCTGTTAGAATTATTGATAAGTTAGAAAGAGACTATCCTTCTACAGGTTTGATTCCCCTTGAAGACCCAGAGACTGGTGAAATCATTAGCGGGTTTGGACGAAGTAGACGTTTTAGAAAAAAATATAGGGATTTCTGGGAGCTGGAAAGGCTTCAATGGCTCAATAATTGTAAAAAACTAGGTATTGGTGTTTTAGAGGTTGATACTGAAGAGGATCCAGGGCAAGCTCTTTTAAGCTTTTTTAATAAAAGGAAAAAGAGATGAAAAATTTTTTATTGGTAACTCTGTTTTTTATATCTTTTCAAGTATTTAGTGAAGAGTTAGAAGTTATAAAGGCTGTTTATACACCAAAGGACTTCTATGTAGGAGACCTTGTTACCCTTCATCTACATGTTGAGACCCCCTTTAATGGGGATATTGTAAGTCCTTTGGAGATACCTACAGGGGAGTGGGTAGAGATAAAAAGTATAAACTTAGTATCAAGTGGCCCTGAAGAGTCAATTATTAGAATATCCTTTACATCTTTTGCTCCAGGACTAAGAGTAATCCCAAATATTGTTTTTGGAGAGCATATTCTAAAAGAGTTTAAAATACAAACACTCTCTATTTTGGATGATCAGTTTTCTAGTTTACAACCCCTATCCCCGCAAATGTTACCTCCTGGCACAAGCTTATTAGTCGTATTTGTACTAGTTGGACTTGTTTTTGGACCATATATACTATTTTTAATAATAAAAACACTTTATCTCTCAATAAAAATAGCCATCAAGAAATATAAAAGAGAGAAACCTTTTAGAGCTTATTATAAAATATTAAAACAGCTAAAGGGTAGTATTAAAGAGAGTTCAGTTAGATCTTTTTATGTAGTAATAACTGAACAGTTAAGGGTTTATCTCTCTGTTAGATTTCATAAAGACTTCTATTCTGCAACTACTAAGGAGATGAGTTATTTGTTAAGAACAATTATGGAGGAAGACTCTACAGAGGAGCTACTATCTATATGTCGTTTTGCCGACCTAGTTAAGTTTAGCCATACTAATGCTTCAACTCTACACCGTGAAAAAGATCTTAAAACAATAATTGAAATTGTCCATCAATTAGAAGGAAAGGAGAAGAGTCATGCTCGTTTTTAGTACACCACAATACTTTTTCCTTCTACTAATACTTCCCCTATTATTTGTATATCAAAATTTTAGAAAACGGAATAGAGGTGCGCTACTCTTTTCCCATAGTGTATGGAGTGGAAATATTTTTAAAACAACGCAACACAATGTTAACTTTTTTAAGCTTCTATCCACAATACTTCTGTATATAGGAATCCTTTCTATTATTATCTCATTAGCTGGGCCTTCAGTTGTGGGAGGAGAGACAAATTACCTCTCTAAGGGGATAGATATTATTATAGTTTTAGACGAGTCTCCTAGTATGTCAGCTAAAGACTTTCCACCTATAAATAGATTTGAATCAGCTAAAGATATAATACAAAAGTTTATTGACGGAAGGGAAAATGACTCTGTAGGTATCGTCTCCTTTGCAGATGATGCAGTTCTACGAGTACCATTAACCCTTGATTATGAGACTGTAAAAAGTAGTGTTAAAAACTTAAAGATAATGAGTATGGGCCAGGGAACTGCAATTGGAATGGGACTTGCGGTAAGTGTGCTTCATCTTAAAAATAGTACTTCTACATCAAAGGTTATTATCCTGTTGACAGACGGTGTTAATAACGCTGGGGAAGTTCTTCCTGAATCCGCTGCTAAAGCAGCTAAGGAGTTAGGTATAAAGGTTTATACTATCGGTATTGGAGGGGTAGATCCTGTTGAGATAGAGTTTGTAAATCCAGAGACTGGGATAGTTACAAAGGCTGATCTTCCCGCTGGTGGTTTTGACCAAACTCTTTTAGAAGAGATTGCAGCAATAACCGGTGGGAACTTTTATAAAGCTTCAAGTCCCGGTATGCTGGAGACTGTTTTACAGGGAATTGATTATTTGGAGACTAGTAAAAAAATTATTGAGACCAGAATTAAAAGCAGGCCTATTTATGACCTATTTATTATAATTAGTTTTTTCTCATTAATTGGTTACTTCATCCTTCGAAAGGGTGTCCTGGGGGAAATTTTATGAGGATAACAAATCCAGAACTGCTTTGGTACTATATTATACTTATCCCTATATTTATTGTAATAATACTATTTTATATGAGTGGTATTTCAGATTTAAAAAAATTGACAGGAACCTGGAGATTTGTTGCAGTAAAAAGAATATACCGAGTAAGGTATGTTGTTATTAGTTTAATGTTCCTTTTATCCCTTTTATCACTTTTAATAGGATTAAGTGGGATATCATGGCAAAAAAAACCTAAAAAAGATGATTCTGTCGGGTTAGAGGTAATCTTCTTACTAGATGTTTCTAGAAGTATGCTCGCCCAGGATATTATACCTAGTAGGTTATCAAAATCGATATCATTAATGACTACAGTTATAGATAGTATAGATGACTGTAAATTTGGAGTAGTTGTTTTTAAGGGTGAAGCATTTGTCTCAGTACCT
Above is a genomic segment from Thiospirochaeta perfilievii containing:
- a CDS encoding endonuclease/exonuclease/phosphatase family protein produces the protein MKSIIIILLVLSTSCCIQVKNRPNEVTIMSWNVQNLFDGVDNGQEYPEFSVSSGKWSRQLYELRLKNLVKIIEFNDPDIIGLQEIEGLSVLEDFSSRLKGYSYMVSTSSPGAIQLGLLSKYPIKRTGILKTYNGDRLLRPILEVSLDIDGNELIIMNNHWKSKVGSFSEHLRLKSSSVLKKRLEELKDKEVLILGDFNENYNEYQRVYKSFDTGLMYNNMGKGITVTDGILGKNELYTPWPKSTFKGSYKYKGQWETIDNFFLNSKLLDKESFYFNSFIVDNRDFLFDKSGNIKKWYTDFKIGFSDHLPIILTLRSEGIKTNLE
- a CDS encoding bifunctional ornithine acetyltransferase/N-acetylglutamate synthase, translated to MEKYKNREEYEEEVISRSKLPKGFKVGVVPLTFFPIEKKVDKALPMKLSLILLDNDSESFGSVFTKNSFPGHPVVHGKKMLDSETTRGVLINNKISNVRCSGGAESIDNILSSLSENLNIKGQKFFSSSTGIIGWKLPQEDIISSIPKLIESLNSNSIFPVAKGIMTTDNYPKVRSIEIQGGRITAVAKGAGMIEPNMATMLVFILTDIAVERKELRSILKRVVDKTFNRISIDSDQSTSDTAMIFSSNIIQGVKTSLFEDSLYSICLDLCQDVVRNGEGTAHVIQVTVKGVQCEDDALKIGKAIINAPLLKAAIYGNDPNLGRLLQAIGDVAGNENIPLDPECITLYMGDYIIYDNGAFTLNEELELKLNRYLKDRSFNETAIGFPEHRNNVEIVVDLQNGLESATVYGSDLSYEYVRENADYRS
- the rmuC gene encoding DNA recombination protein RmuC, yielding MLYLSISFNIILFLLVIITLFKSSGKNLDQSVKSRLSQLDNIEREVRELNSIFTLPYLRGEAGETLLKELLNNYLPKGTFQLQYGFKNGSRVDAIIRTGQYIIPIDSKFPIQSVNEILLTDKPLSNQIIRTFMKHGEDIANKYISLKEGTLNFAVMYIPSEKLYYRAFIHSEGELISKLLKIGILPASPSSLFSLIQTVVYGLKGFTFNQRQNEIMEKIETLRTNYTKLNKQFNITNSHLKNLKASLNLCEKLIEEGEEIIPD
- a CDS encoding VWA domain-containing protein; the encoded protein is MLVFSTPQYFFLLLILPLLFVYQNFRKRNRGALLFSHSVWSGNIFKTTQHNVNFFKLLSTILLYIGILSIIISLAGPSVVGGETNYLSKGIDIIIVLDESPSMSAKDFPPINRFESAKDIIQKFIDGRENDSVGIVSFADDAVLRVPLTLDYETVKSSVKNLKIMSMGQGTAIGMGLAVSVLHLKNSTSTSKVIILLTDGVNNAGEVLPESAAKAAKELGIKVYTIGIGGVDPVEIEFVNPETGIVTKADLPAGGFDQTLLEEIAAITGGNFYKASSPGMLETVLQGIDYLETSKKIIETRIKSRPIYDLFIIISFFSLIGYFILRKGVLGEIL
- a CDS encoding phosphoribosylaminoimidazolesuccinocarboxamide synthase, yielding MIDRIHGALNSTFDKLDDVDNRWGDKLINGKVREIVDLGDSLVLTTSDRISAFDRILSTIPFKGEVLNRLSLYWFKNTQDIINNHIISQVSPRSIHVKKCQVLPVEVIVRGYLTGSSWRDYQNGRDISGITLPKGMKMDQKFESPLITPSTKAEQGDHDEPISCEDIVSKGLVDSKLWAEVEDKALKLFARGSKLASERGLILVDTKYEFGILDGELIIVDEIHTPDSSRFWYKDSYQEAFEKGENQRKVDKEFLRQWLMDQGFMGDGVPPKITSQMRINIALKYIEAFELITGEKFTPSDLTPEAERKK
- a CDS encoding DUF58 domain-containing protein; this translates as MEDIDFSGRVKRLQIISTQLIEGMFSGNYRSTFKGPGLEFNEVREYQDGDDVRFIDWNVTSRMQAPYTKTFKEERELILNIVMDVSASLSEVGGGKSKRSVAETIFGIIAFAAVANNDRVGVLMFSDIIEHSVSPMKGKKHVLRLIHDVLTLKPKKKGSDLALALRTAQESMKKRGICFILSDFRSANYYKELSILSRKQDVIAVRIIDKLERDYPSTGLIPLEDPETGEIISGFGRSRRFRKKYRDFWELERLQWLNNCKKLGIGVLEVDTEEDPGQALLSFFNKRKKR